A stretch of Thermodesulfobacteriota bacterium DNA encodes these proteins:
- a CDS encoding NAD(P)H-dependent oxidoreductase: MCHRSDMVGIFPKVLDADVLLISTPEYISRISGHLAKVLDRLRVFAFGKVYEGKLKDKVGGALAVAWMRHGGVETSLLSIDYFFFGFEMIPATVHHPGVLFGAGGVSSFGVTGKYDPKDKLGILKDEWGLNGARALARRAVELSKIIKAGKEALRI, translated from the coding sequence TTGTGCCATAGAAGTGATATGGTGGGTATCTTTCCCAAAGTCCTTGATGCCGATGTGCTACTCATTTCCACTCCTGAGTATATCTCTAGGATTTCTGGACACCTTGCCAAGGTATTGGATAGACTTAGGGTATTTGCCTTTGGTAAGGTGTATGAAGGTAAGCTGAAAGACAAAGTAGGGGGAGCTTTAGCAGTTGCATGGATGAGGCACGGGGGTGTAGAAACATCCCTGCTTAGCATTGACTACTTCTTCTTTGGCTTTGAAATGATACCAGCTACTGTGCATCACCCTGGTGTATTATTTGGTGCAGGTGGGGTGTCCAGCTTTGGGGTTACCGGGAAATATGATCCTAAAGATAAACTTGGCATATTAAAGGATGAATGGGGATTGAATGGAGCCAGGGCTCTTGCCAGAAGGGCAGTAGAGTTGTCAAAAATAATAAAGGCGGGTAAAGAGGCATTAAGAATTTAG
- the rlmN gene encoding 23S rRNA (adenine(2503)-C(2))-methyltransferase RlmN — protein MQNELDIKNLTTDDIESLLLNLGEDRYRTTQIVRWVYQRAATSFDEMTNLSKKLREKLSKVSYISVLNLIKEAHSNDGTRKYLFKLEDGNLIESVLIPETGRLTLCISTQVGCALACKFCLTGKGGFIRNLMTAEIINQICCIKDFLPKNERISNLVLMGMGEPLANYNSTLKALRIITDPNGLQFSPRKVTLSTAGLVPEIKRLGKDIKVSLAVSLNATEDTTRNYLMPINRKYPLEMLLKACHEFPLPPRKRITFEYILIKGINDSLHDAKRLINILKGIRCKINLIPFNEYPASEYKRPHNDVINRFQQVLIDSNYTSIVRASRGLDILAACGQLGSRWLNS, from the coding sequence GGATGATATAGAAAGCCTACTTCTGAATTTGGGTGAGGACAGATATAGAACCACTCAGATAGTCAGATGGGTTTATCAACGTGCTGCTACTTCATTTGATGAGATGACAAATCTTTCTAAAAAACTCAGGGAAAAGCTAAGTAAAGTATCTTATATAAGCGTATTGAATTTGATTAAAGAAGCTCATTCAAATGATGGAACCCGAAAGTATCTTTTTAAACTCGAAGATGGCAACCTAATCGAGAGCGTTCTCATACCTGAAACAGGTCGCCTGACCCTCTGTATTTCTACTCAGGTTGGTTGTGCTTTGGCGTGCAAGTTTTGTTTAACAGGGAAAGGGGGGTTTATAAGAAATCTGATGACAGCAGAAATAATCAATCAAATATGCTGTATCAAGGATTTTCTCCCAAAGAATGAAAGGATATCCAACCTTGTATTAATGGGGATGGGTGAACCACTGGCAAATTACAACAGTACTTTGAAGGCTCTACGTATAATTACTGATCCTAACGGGCTACAGTTCTCTCCCCGAAAGGTAACTCTATCCACTGCGGGTTTAGTGCCAGAGATAAAGAGGTTGGGAAAAGATATTAAGGTAAGCCTGGCTGTTTCCCTCAATGCTACAGAGGACACTACAAGGAATTATCTGATGCCCATTAACAGGAAATATCCACTGGAAATGCTGTTAAAGGCTTGCCATGAATTCCCTCTTCCCCCCAGGAAAAGAATTACTTTTGAATACATCCTGATCAAAGGGATAAACGATTCCCTCCATGATGCAAAACGGTTGATAAATATCCTCAAAGGAATAAGATGCAAAATTAACCTAATCCCTTTTAATGAGTACCCTGCTTCTGAGTACAAAAGACCTCATAATGACGTAATAAATAGGTTCCAACAGGTCTTGATAGATTCTAATTACACTTCCATCGTCAGAGCCAGCAGAGGCCTTGATATCCTTGCAGCCTGCGGACAACTCGGAAGCAGATGGCTAAATTCTTAA